The region TTGCTTCTCCAACACAGGCACCTGATGCTGCCTGAAGCCTTAAGTAAGCAGGTTCTGGGCCAGCAGGAGACAGATAAACCTACCACTTGTTATCAATAGTTCTGACTTGGACTACAGCACAAACCTTGGAATCCGGACTCATAGTCAAATCCTAATTAGAATACTGTTATTTATGAAATCCTCAGCTTTTTGTCAGGatcttaatttcaaaattaagaGCTTTTTCAAAATTACTGCCACTAACCACTTGTAGAACTACTCTGATGCGCACTATTCTGGAAATGCACCTCACACTTTAACAGGGCAATGGCTGATGCCACATACTGTCCACCACACACCTACTAAGGATGATTATTAGCCTGTGGGTCTTCTAAGTCCAGAAGTTTttttggaaggaagaaataaacctaaaaagaaaaacatcactgTACTCAGAACATCAGTTTTCACTTACCAGCCTTCATTTTAAGAAGCTATactttttttaatggaaacatgattatcTACAAGAAAGAGTAAGAGTTAGAAGAAAAGCACaatgaaaaactaaaactagtTACTTGTATAACAAATAATGACCTGAGGCTACCACAGTGATGAAAATGCTCCCAAAGAGAAGATGAACAAGAATAAAATTTAACTACTGAACATGTTCTCAGGAATTCAAGAAGCAGATTCAATAAAGAAACTATGATAAAAGATTCCTTGCTGATCACCCTAAGgaaagtgagagagtgaaaaaggacTAGATGTTTTACAGCACTGCCTatcaaatcaaaatttaaaatattctctgtCAAGGAATAAATCAAATAAGTAAATCCTTGATTTACAGAAAGTCAGGAGATCAGAAACAAAAGAATAATcctaaagagaaaaatgcataaagGATTCTGTAGTATCAATTTGGGGACCACTTCCTCTCTcttcagggcttccccggtggctcagaggttaaagcgctgcctgcaatgcgggagacctgggtacgatccctaggtgtggaagatcccctggagaaagaaatggcaacccactccagtattcttgcctggagaatcccatggatggaggagcctggtgggctacagtccacggggtcacaaagaatcagacacaactaagcgacttcactttcagtttcctcTCTCTTCGCTCTTCTCTTAGTAAACAGCACACATCTTCCTGAACCTTAATGAAGCAATGGCTGGAGACCTCTGACTACAAGAGGCAGATGTCAAGAATAAGGTGGATGTTGTCTTTAATGGTCATTCCTGGAGAAGCCAGTCACTATATGGGAGGTTTCAGGTATCACTAAAATGTAAGAGGAATACAGACACACTTAACAAACAGCAGAGAGTTGTGTTTAGCAAGTGAGAGAGGAAACAATGTAATATTATGAAAACCTTGATGACTTCCTCATCAAGACTGGCAACTGTTGGGCTGAAATCAACTAAGCAAGACGTCTACTGTACTAGACACGCATGCTATACTTCTCCAGCTGGATTAGTTTGACTAGAGTTCAATATACTGTAGTCAGAAAATGGCTTCTCTTCTTCAACCCTAAATATCTGATATTTTACTTTCCCTAATCGAATGTTGCTCCTTTTTTGTACTCATAAGTGTCACTTTCAATTCAAGAATACTGGTGCCATGATGAACGAGGTGGTAGCAAAAGCCCTTCTTCTTCAAGCTTTCATCTGGATCTCAGCCTTCAGAAGCTCTTAAGAGCAGGAACATACACATCTGGAAAGGAGAGAGCTAAAGCAGGACTTTGGAGTCACAGCCTGGAGTCTGAATCCTGCCTCTGGCACTTACCATAGAgccttgaaaaaattatttaaccaATATCTCTACTTCTTCATCTGGAAGATGAAATAGTTAGAGTGGTAATGGtgactcagacgataaagaatctgcctgcaatgcaggagactgggatttgatccctgagtcaggaagatcccctgaagcagggaatggctacccactccagtattcttgccaggagaatgccttggacagagaggaacctggcaggctacagtccatggggtcacaaagaatcagccacaactgagtgactaacactactactactactgaGTATTTACTTATCATTTAATTATAGCATCAATATTAAGACTGTGAATGAGACTTGGTTACTGAAACTGGTTACCTACTTGAAAAAAGGATTAAGAATGAAGGTATTCTGCAGTATCATGCTAGAGATGTTCAAAGAACCAGAAACCTTGCCTTCACACTGAGGACTCGGTCCCCTGAGTTCTCACCTCTGAAGTTTCTATAGCTTGAAATTCTTTACCTGATGAAAACCTAAACTCTAAGAATCCTAGTCTTTTTTACTAAAATGTTTTTGGGGGGCCAGGTTGAAAGAAAGGGGCTACCTGGGAAGAGTTTGTATTAAGTTTACCAACCAGAGCACCAAGAAAGGGAGGCTCAAAACTGCTCAGGAAAGGCAGAGCAGGTGAGCTCCCTGGATCACAGTGCATGCTGAGGCCCTGGGTCCACATACAGCATCTCCACCTGCTACTTGGATGTCAAAGCAACTATCCTGTCCCCGAGAAACACACATTAGAACCAGCCCTGACATTCAAATACTGCTTAAATCACCACAGATTTGCAGAATAAGTCAAAGGGAAGGAAAGCaagaaaatgtagaagaaaaaaaatcaaagtcagtaaaacactgaaaatcgaaagaagaaataatttttaaaggaagaagtgTTTGTTTTGGGTGGGAAGATAATTGGAAACATAGAGGTCTAGTGTGGTTGATGACAAGTAGGAAAGTTTCATTGCATGGGAGTGTTGCAGATAACTGTTAAGAGTTGGGTAAACTATAAGTACTTatttggcaggaaaaaaaatttcccccaGGAATTTCTTAAAGTGATTAAAATTTAGGCTGTTTAGAAAATTGCTcatgttttaataattttcaagACTACCCTCTCTAGTGCTTCCTAATAAAAAAAGACTGGGAAATTAAGACAGGGTGACAATTTAACACCTGAAAGTCCTAACTATACAGATATTTAAAGACTAGCTAGAACTGTCCTTCGTCAAAGTAGCAACAAACTATTAATGATGATTATTACTGCATGAAGATAAAAACGGACACTAAATTGACTAATTCACACTTATTCTTTTCAGATTAAGATACAGCTATATTTAAGAATAACTTAAGGGGGTGGGGAAGCCAAAGCTGTCAGGAAGTTAGAATCATCAGTGACTAGAAAGTAATTTCCAGGGCAGAAACTGAGACTAAAGAACATTGAAAAGTTTGGTTACActgttgaaaaataataaaaaatgagataAGGTCTTGCTTAGTACTTAAAAAACATTATATACCAATTCATAGTGGGAATGTAATGCCAAGGAAAACCACTAAACTGAAGAACTCTGCTGCAATCAACAGCAGTACAAATGTACAGAATAAAAGGAGGATGGTGACAGAGCAGGGAGGAAAAGGGACCCCGTCATTTGCTGTGGCACTCAGGGCAGCCACCAGAAAGAAAGTGACACCAGAAGCCAATACAGGGATAGATTCTGTGAGCTTACAAATTAGCAAATTTGATGTTGATCTTCACTGTCAACCAGTCTTTGTTGATATTCTAGAGTAGTATAAGTGGTCCTTATCACAGTGTTTTTATTTAACTAAGAGGGTGGAAGTAATTTTCTGGGCTGAACTTTAGTTCAGAAGGTGATAAATCTCTTAGAGGAAAAGGCAACTTTGCCCTGAATACTAGGGCAGCAGGACAGGCCTGAGCACTGTTATCTTTGACTCccagatacacacatatacctaAGGACTGCCAGCAGCATGGgctgttttgggtttttgtttttattttggccctgccatgcttccctggtggctcagacggtaaagaatctgcctgcaaggaaggagacctgggttcaatttctgggtcagaaattTCCTCCAGAGAAGtgaacggttacccactccagtattcttgcctggagaatcccatggacagaggagcctggcaggctacaatccgtggggtagcaaagagttggacaccactgaacaaTTAACAGAGGTATgccatgtagcatgtgggatgatgccccaaccagggaccaaacctgggcctctgcagtgaaagcaccgaaTCCTAATCACTAGGCACCAGGGTATTCTCTCCAATAGATTTCTTATTAGAACAAAGTGCGGTCTAGTCTCATCAGATCACTTAAGGAAAAAGGTAGtaattgtctttaaaaatgcttatttactGATGAAGGGGAATGTTCTTAGCTGCACTCAGTTGTTAACACTAGGATCAAAATAAACctctaaataaacaaaaagcaggTAGACGTTGGAAATACAAAATTATTAGGTTCTAACTATCATTAGGTAAtgacaatatttttcaaatactgcATCTCTCTGGGGAAATAACTACAATGCCCCATCACAAAAGAGTGTGAGACCACAAGAATTAGGAAGTGAAGAAAGAAGAGGCCAAAAGAGATCAGCTCTTCTAAAATAAAAGGGAAGATACGAAGGTGaagatgaaaagcaaaaatttatatgaaaagacAGACTAGAAGTCAGGATCCCTGGATCTGGTCATACAAactttggcaagttacttaactaaTCAGTCTATGAACACTATGGAATGGAGATAACATACACCCTGCCTATCTCATAAGGTTTCTTTGCAGGCTTAACAGGGTAAAATATGTTCAAGAACTTTCAAATTTGTAAAACACAACACAAATGTAAAGTAATAGCATTATTATTTAAGTTGTCCCTCACCTTCCAAAGAAAGAACAAGTATATGGTAGCTttgacttaaaataatttttgtcctTGTCAGTTAACATCAGAGTTACTGGTCCTTctggactcttaaaaaaaaactagcaaaAGAGAAATCAGTCCCCAGTTTCTAGTCTtagtttttaaagagaaattcctTTACATCTGTTTCACTGTTTTCTCTAATATCCAAGAGACCCAACTACATGGCTCTTCGGTACACTTACCTTTTGAAGCTGTAGGAGCAAATGGCCAGGAAGGAGAAAGCATCAGATattggaaagaaatggaaaaaaaaaaagggatcacATATGGTTCTCTGTTATTGTACAAAGACAGTTGCTCAGCCACCTGACCTACTAATACTAAGGACTCTGCCCAACTCTGATCAACTACGTATATAGGTTTGAGGATAGCGCCTTAAAGGCAGTGCCAGAAACCTTTCAAGATGGGCCCAGCCTGAGCTCTGTGATGTTaatctcacatccctacatgctCCACTGACATAAAATACCTACATGCACAAAAACTGGGGGACAAAACACCTACATGCAATAGTTCTCTTTGCCAACTCCAGCATCCCCAGAACACAAAACCAAACTTACTTTCTTCTGAATAGGAACCCCCAGCTCTCTTCAGTCCTCAaccagggaagggaaagaaatggGAGACCACCTTAATGAACCTTCTAAGTCCTAGTCTGGCCCCTAGTCCTAAATCTGGCCCTTTGCCAGAAAGAGGAAAGGACTCACTCTTGGTCTGGGCAGAAAAGGTACTGGTAAGTTTGGCGAAAAGTTCACTGTTCTCAAATCGGTCCTCCTTCACCTTTGTCCAGAAGCAGTCTTGGGAAAGGTCCTCAGCAACAAACTGTAGATACAGGTAGGTATTAAGAGTTACTAAGCTGAGCTCTGTACTTCCCATCCTAGAAAACTGATTGAGATGCACAAGCAGCAGCTGGCTGGTCACTGTCAACATCTTACTAGAGCAAGCCTAACCTGGGACACAGAATAGCTATGCTCTTTGTGGTGGACCAGAtgatgattccagcttgtgtgttTATTGGTGTTTATTCAGAAACTAGACTCAGATATGCTGCTTATCCTCCTTCTAATCCCAAATCCTCTACTTTTAGAAGCAATAAGGCTTTATTTTACATCTTCCCTTGCTTTACATTATACTTGCCCCATCAATGTGGCTAAATGTAccaaatttgttcattttatgaaCAAATCCCTAAGTTCCTTTATTTTCACTTGGTTTCCAAAAGCAAAGGACTGATGTAGAATCATAAGGGTCTCAAACACACACCATACCTGTGCAATCATATCCTGTGTAACTCATTTACTGGTAGGCAGAGGTGGTAGGGGGCTGTATCCATAAATCTATGACTTTTGGATCAGTAAAATTATCAGTACCTTGCAGATCAGTGAAATGACTATTATCAAACTGTACGGTATCATTGCACTCATATCCTCAGTGAAAAGGGCAAAAAACATTAACTGTAGGATAAGTTTAGGTTTTCTAGCAGAGTACAGGTTCCAAGAACTCTCCCAAGTGATATCTGGCATGCAGGATATGTCTCTTATCTGCTGAATAAACATATGCATGAGTGAActtgaagacatacagatgtgaaCCAAAAGAAAGGGTAGTCCAACCATGCACAAAACACAAAGTAAGAAGCTGAAgggtttttttcttaatctacTAATGAAGAGATGGACAGAAATTCTCACCTTGGACCAGTTTGGCCTCCGGAGCTGCACCTCTGGCTTGTAAAGTTTCTTTGGGGTTAACCCAAATGGCAGAACTGGGGCTGCAGGAACTCCAAAAGGGAGAGGCGGAGGAATGCCAGGGCCTCCAGGAAacggagggggtggggggattcCACcaggaaaagggggagggggaggcggcactcctggttctccaggcaagggaggagggggtggggggatgccAGGGCCCCCAGgcaggggaggaggtggtggtgggatgcCAACACCTCCAGGCAaagggggaggaggtggtggggggaTGCCAACACCTCCAGGCaaagggggaggaggtgggggggggatgcCAACACCTCCAGGCAaagggggaggaggtggtggggggaTGCCAACACCTCCAGGCaaagggggaggaggtgggggggggatgcCAACACTTCCAGGcaaagggggaggaggggggatgcTAGGACCCCCAGGTGGGGAGAGGAAAGCACACCCAGgtagaggaggagcaggaggtgggggaggaggactGGCCCTGGCCTCAGGAAGTGGGGGTGTGGGGAATGATACAGGGGGTACAACAGGCCCAGAGTCAGCAGGTAAAGGAGGCGCAGGGGGAACAGCAGCACTGCTAGGAGGGGCTACAGCAGTAACTGCAGCAGAGAGAGAAGCCACTTCTTTCTTGGCATCTTCCAGTTCCTTGGACAGCTTGGCAACCTGCAGAAACACCACCAAGAGGACTATGTCTCACTCCACTTCAGGGACCACTGGAAAGCACCTAAGAAATTACTTGATCCAAActtctcattttacacatgaaggGAGTGAAAACAGTTAGTTGACAGGCTCCACCTAAAGTCACAGAGCTACTTAGCAACAGAGACAAAACTAGAATTCAGATTTTCATGTTCTTAGTTCAGTATGCTTTGCATTAAGAAGGCAACTTCAAAGTTTATGTTAAACTCTCCCTTTGATTAGAAATTGCAAAGATCAAGTAAACCAAATATTCTAGTTATATAATTAACATATGTGCTATAAATGTAGTAATATAAACACATAAAGTGATCAAGTTATCAGGTATCACagatgatataaatatttataactgCAGGCAGAGTATGTAGGCATAGATCTGTCCAGAGATGACTCAAGTAAGAGAAAATTAGTAAATAGAACAGTTTATTTAGTATTTACTCCTAAATTTACTAGAATATTTCTATACTAGAAATATTATCTTTATCTCTGGGTAGTTCGGTGactcattttattctttgtgttgttGTGTATTCTCCAAATTGTCTATCTTATGTATTACTTATCCCCAAAACAGTTCATGACTTAAAGACTATGCACCACCTAACTAGATGACCTATTAGTATCTGAACTCCTCCTAGTTGTAAGATGAGACAGTCCTGCTCCAACACATGCTCACCCTGAAGCTGCTGATGGCAGTCCCAGGTTATTCTGCCTTCCCTGTTCGGAAATTACCTCTCCTGTGAGCTGAGACACTTCTGCTTCCAGGTCCTGTTTCTCCGTGGCAATTTTTTGCTTTTCAGAATCCAATGCATCCTTTTCTCCCTGAATATCCTGGAGCTTCTGCTCAAAGTCACTTTccatctttttcatttccacctgGAGCTCATGTCGAGCTGTTAACTCGGAGTCCagctagaagagaaagaaatcaggTTCTCCATCTCAACAAAAGTCCAGTATTATTCCCCATAATTTACTGTTTTGTGTTAATCCTTGATCTGTTGAGCTCACTGACCCAAGGAATGCCTGGGAAAACAGGCCACTATGATTTTGACCTTAAAATCAAGCTTAAAGGTGGGGGAAGCCAGGGATTATTTCCATAGACTATCAATACTTgggagtgattttttaaaaaagccaccaccaccaagaaTTTAAGGACATTTAACCAGGACAGCTAAGTGCACAGTCCCAACAGTCTCAAGGATCAAAAAGTTATCAACAATAGGAGTCCttaatcaaagagaaaaagaattcagacatATTCCAGTTCCGATTATTCTATGGCTAAGAGGCCTGAGACATCAAGTAAACCCAAGTGCTGACAACGTTATATGAGAGTTCCACCTGTCTTCCTCCTGCTCGGGGGCCCATGAACTGTGCAAACTCACAATGGACCAGCTCCTCATGATCACACTTTCTCCACTGAATAACCTACACCAGAAAGGTTTCCCCAAGGAACTGCTATTGTGTGAACACTTCCAAAATATCATGAGTAACTGTGTCACATGTCGGAAAAATCAAAACccttaaacaaagaaagaaagatatagcTCAATTATTTTTGATCTCTCATACATACCTTTTTTTCCAGCTCTGTAGCTTTGGCTTCTGATTTCTCCACCTTTGTTTTATCAATCATTTGGTCTAAAAAGAAGGCAAAGAGTGAGGAAGTCAAGTTCCCAATTCTCCCCTGCCCCTCTCACTAAGCCCTTCCATATAAACAAAAGGAGCAAAGACTGCCCTTTGGTTATTTTTCTTATCCTTCTTAATGTTCTGTATGGGACAAAGAAATGGAACTTTCAGCTAAGTTCAACATATAATTTCTGAGTGCCTGTTACACAGTATGGCCACCATGCTGGGTGGCACAGAAAATGCCTACAAGTAGTACTTATGAATCTCTGGGACCAGCAGGAGTTAGAGATAATACCTGAAGTCCCTTCAAAAGGTGGGGAGGTATATGAGAAGGGataaacttttataattttttggaaATAAACTAAAGGCCTGTATATTCCTAGCATAGATATTGTTATATCACCTAAGAAAGAGTGAAAATGGAAATACCCATGGGCTAAAAAAGTACCTTCTCTGAAATCTtcactgaaagaaaaatggaaaatgaaaggtGGAAGCAATGTTTCACAGAACCAAATAGATGAATACACTTACCAATCAGTCCCTCAATATCAATCTGGAGGTGCCGACACTTGAAGTCAGGATCAGCCCCGTTCTTATGCAGAACTATCTGAGAAATACATTCTTCAATCAACTTATAGTACTGCGGTCtacagaagaaacaaaacaaggtTAATAATGGaaaaccaaaatataattttGGTATTCAGGATCAAGAAAGGTAAATTGCTTTGACAATAGAAGGACCTGAGGATAAATGTCCTGGAAAAGACTTTTTCATAATATTAATGGAGTACTGCTGCCATTCTAAGAAATCCCCCTCTTCCGCATCAGCTATGCACATCTACTTCACAGAGTCAAAACTTCTTGCCATATGTCTCCCAGTGCAAATCATTTTCCATCTAAAATTCAAGCTAGACCCTGCCTGTGACGGACAGTACTATTGCTGAATCTCTAGTCTATGGCTTGAATCTCATGTTCCAACATGAAAGAACTTTATACTGCTGCCTTCCTTGGCTATCACCTTCACCCCACTATGAAAAAGGGCAGTTCACCTGAATTTTGCTCTCTCCATTTATGTTCAGATTAATCTTCCCAAAGGTATACCATCTCACCTGGCCTCATAGTCATTTCGGACTAAGAGTAAGTGCTGCAGGATAGACAGGAAGTGCTGCTCTGCCTTTGAATCCTTCACTGTGTTTAACAGAATCTGGAAGACTTCACTGAAGTCAGTGGAAAAGAAGAGGCTAAAGAAAGCATATACTTTTCTAAGTAGAAAATATGTCTGACAGGTAGCTTGACAACTCTCATGAAAAGGAACAAGATGCCACTTCTATTCTAACAGCTGTTCCTTCTGTACACACTGGCCTAAACTTTAAGCTGTGTAAACTTCCTTTGGCCAGAGGACCAGTAGGTCAGTGGTACTACACACAGAGACAAAATGTCTAGTACTTGACTTGAAAATCGAGCaatagacagaaagaaaaaggtaaGTGCCTTAAAGTCACTTGTGGAAAATACCGATAGGTAACCAAATTATTCCCCATGTCAGTCTCAGGGGCACATACAAGTTACAGCCCTATTCCCTGACTTGCCTATGTCCTTCCAAAACCAGTTCCACATCTTAATAAGCTAAGCTATTGTGTTCTAAGAGATCTATACTAACTATGATGGCTGCTTCCATGCTGAGCAACCCTCAGATGAGCTTTCCCAACTTCTCTAGTCCATGCTGAGGTAAATAAATCCACAGCAATCAAAAGACAGCTGCCTTATCTACTAGGAAGACGGACTAATGCCCTCTTCTGATCATCAACTCCACACCATTCCATATAGGGATCTATAACTGAAAACAACCGAATGTCTTATCTATCTTCAACCCAGTCAGTAAAAGGATATTCCATCTCCATTCGAATGTCATCCAGCCGTCCCTTCAGGTCATAGGAATCTTCTTCTCCTTGTTCATCAAATACAGCAAGCTGCACTCTCATATCATCATTTTCAATCTCTCGAAGGTCCTGTCAATGTCAGAAGAATAGGTCAGGGAACCCAGAAGTGCCTGATGCTGGCTAGAAACCCAAACCTTTTACcctgtttttttggtttgtttggccaCGCTGCATGACCTGCCATGGTTGCCCaacaggaactgaacccaggccacagcagtgaaagtgctgaatcctaacagtagaccaccagggaactccctcaacctggtttttaaactgaaaatggaagttatcccagggatggtggggcTATAGGAACAGGAGGAACCAGCCCAGCCTTTCTAATAAAGAGCTGCCTCTCACCTGCAACACTTGGTGCAGCCCCAAGCGCATCAGTTCACTTCGGATGTGAACTCGGAAATCAAGTTCTTCAGCTGGTGTGATGAGAGCATTGATGAGCTGTAGGCATCCCACCTAAGATAAGAAAATTCAGCAGCTGTGTCAATGTTAACTCCTAGAGATCAAGATCCCACTCTCTTTACATGCATTCTGAGGCCCCCAAATATTACCTAGAAGATGGAGTACAAAAACGACAAGAATGATTTTCTGTTACAGCAAATTAGCCTGGTTTAAACACAGGTCCAGAGAGCTCAGAGGTCTAAAGAATTCCGGGGATTTGAAAGTGTAATTTgttctgggccttggtttcctaGCTTGTAAATAAATACCATGACTTTTTTCCACCTCGTAATGAGGAAAACagttctttctctgctttttagagAGAAGAGTAACCATTTTCCCTTCAGAAAGAACtctgaaatataaaatacattgttGGTAACCACTCCATGTGTTCTTTTAAaaggtcaaattaaaaaaaaaggtcaaatgaACTTCAGTCTTTCTATCTTGAATTCCACTTGTGGGCCATTTCACAGGTATATACATGCCTTGAGAGCAATGGAGGTCCCACTTTTTAATCCATCCAGCAGTGGCTGAAAACGTTCCACCTCATCCATTTCAGCTCTTTCTGTCATCGCCTCCAAAACCCTTTCATTCCTGCCCAAGAGTGAGGAAAGGGAGAGAATTGGTCAGGTGCTCCGGTCAGGTAGATTACACAGGGGCACAGATCAGTTAGGAAACAGACAATATCAACATTCTAGATTTCTCATATTCTTCTTCTTATCATATAGAGCAGAGGCCAGATCACCAGGAAACTAAGGACTATCTCTTCAGAAAAGTGCACTCCCTAAAAATACAGCCCTAGAGTCCTATCCATATTTACCAAATTAAGACCCCTGTTCTAGGGCGTATAAATTGGACAACTCTTGGAGAGGTATTTAACAGTACCAATTTTTAATGCCGGTAACATTGGCCTACTCCTAGAAAATCTACCCAACATAAGtacataaatatgaaataatatatatatattgtacaaacaatacatgtatgtgtgctcagtcatgtccgactctttgcagtcccatggactgtagcccaccaggctcctccatccatggaattttccaggcaagaatactggagcaggttgccatttcctactccaggggatcttcccaacccagggggaagtgtctctagcatctcctcatttggcaggtggattctttaccactagcgccacctttcCTTAATTCTAAGATACCATCTTTTGGAGTGGCAGGTATGTTATAACTTAGTATATTTGTCTACGCTAGAAAATGATCCATGAGATTACACCACACCATTAAAAGTGGTCACCTCTGTAGAACAGGGTTTGCCAAAGGGATGACATTGTTTAACTGTACTTCATATATTTCTGTGTTGTTCGGGGTTTTAAAATAACCTTGtgttatttctgaattttaaaaaattaaaaagaaacgcTTGTCCTAGACAATACAGACATTACTGGAGATCTAGGAGGTACTCTGCTAGCAGCAGCAGTACATGCAGAACAGCCTCCATCTCTTAACAAACATTCTTAAATATTAAGATTCACAGTGTTCACGTAAGAAATATAGTTTCACCTAGTATTTAAGAGTAAGTGGACACCCAAGCAACTCAATATTCCTCAAGACTAAGGaagatgataaaaaagaaaatagaaaaatcattcCAGCCACATACATGTCCTCTGGCTGCGGCAGGATACAGAGAGCAGACAGCAGCTTAGCAGCATCAATCATCATGTTGGGAACAGCAGGATCCATGGCTCTGACCAGTAGCAGAATTCCTTCTTCTGTCTCCAACATGGTCTTGATTCCAAACTAtgagaacaaaaacagaaaagaaaggcttAAAGATGAGAGCACCCAACCAGGGACAAGTTGATGAGTTGTTATGGGTTGAATGGTATTCCTCCCAAAATccgtatgttgaagccctaacccctagTACCTGAGACTGTGACCTCATTTGGAAACAGGGTCACAGGCAGATGTAGTCAGTTAGATTACCATTTGGTCAGACTAGAGTAGGGTGGGTCCTTAACCCAATATAACTGTTGTC is a window of Muntiacus reevesi chromosome 1, mMunRee1.1, whole genome shotgun sequence DNA encoding:
- the LOC136156221 gene encoding protein diaphanous homolog 1-like isoform X2 gives rise to the protein MEPPGGGLGPGRGTRDKKKGRNPDELPSAGGDGGKSKKFLERFTSMRSKKEKEKPNSAHRNSSAFYGDDPTAQSLQDVSDEQVLVLFEQMLLDMNLNEEKQQPLREKDIIIKREMVSQYLHTSKAGMSQKESSRSAMMYIQELRSGLRDMPLLSCLESLRVSLNNNPVSWVQTFGAEGLASLLDILKRLHDEKEETAGGYDSRNKHEIIRCLKAFMNNKFGIKTMLETEEGILLLVRAMDPAVPNMMIDAAKLLSALCILPQPEDMNERVLEAMTERAEMDEVERFQPLLDGLKSGTSIALKVGCLQLINALITPAEELDFRVHIRSELMRLGLHQVLQDLREIENDDMRVQLAVFDEQGEEDSYDLKGRLDDIRMEMDDFSEVFQILLNTVKDSKAEQHFLSILQHLLLVRNDYEARPQYYKLIEECISQIVLHKNGADPDFKCRHLQIDIEGLIDQMIDKTKVEKSEAKATELEKKLDSELTARHELQVEMKKMESDFEQKLQDIQGEKDALDSEKQKIATEKQDLEAEVSQLTGEVAKLSKELEDAKKEVASLSAAVTAVAPPSSAAVPPAPPLPADSGPVVPPVSFPTPPLPEARASPPPPPPAPPLPGCAFLSPPGGPSIPPPPPLPGSVGIPPPPPPPLPGGVGIPPPPPPPLPGGVGIPPPPPPPLPGGVGIPPPPPPPLPGGVGIPPPPPPLPGGPGIPPPPPPLPGEPGVPPPPPPFPGGIPPPPPFPGGPGIPPPLPFGVPAAPVLPFGLTPKKLYKPEVQLRRPNWSKFVAEDLSQDCFWTKVKEDRFENSELFAKLTSTFSAQTKSESFPLSGKGPDLGLGARLGLRRFIKVVSHFFPFPG
- the LOC136156221 gene encoding protein diaphanous homolog 1-like isoform X1; protein product: MEPPGGGLGPGRGTRDKKKGRNPDELPSAGGDGGKSKKFTLKRLMADELERFTSMRSKKEKEKPNSAHRNSSAFYGDDPTAQSLQDVSDEQVLVLFEQMLLDMNLNEEKQQPLREKDIIIKREMVSQYLHTSKAGMSQKESSRSAMMYIQELRSGLRDMPLLSCLESLRVSLNNNPVSWVQTFGAEGLASLLDILKRLHDEKEETAGGYDSRNKHEIIRCLKAFMNNKFGIKTMLETEEGILLLVRAMDPAVPNMMIDAAKLLSALCILPQPEDMNERVLEAMTERAEMDEVERFQPLLDGLKSGTSIALKVGCLQLINALITPAEELDFRVHIRSELMRLGLHQVLQDLREIENDDMRVQLAVFDEQGEEDSYDLKGRLDDIRMEMDDFSEVFQILLNTVKDSKAEQHFLSILQHLLLVRNDYEARPQYYKLIEECISQIVLHKNGADPDFKCRHLQIDIEGLIDQMIDKTKVEKSEAKATELEKKLDSELTARHELQVEMKKMESDFEQKLQDIQGEKDALDSEKQKIATEKQDLEAEVSQLTGEVAKLSKELEDAKKEVASLSAAVTAVAPPSSAAVPPAPPLPADSGPVVPPVSFPTPPLPEARASPPPPPPAPPLPGCAFLSPPGGPSIPPPPPLPGSVGIPPPPPPPLPGGVGIPPPPPPPLPGGVGIPPPPPPPLPGGVGIPPPPPPPLPGGVGIPPPPPPLPGGPGIPPPPPPLPGEPGVPPPPPPFPGGIPPPPPFPGGPGIPPPLPFGVPAAPVLPFGLTPKKLYKPEVQLRRPNWSKFVAEDLSQDCFWTKVKEDRFENSELFAKLTSTFSAQTKSESFPLSGKGPDLGLGARLGLRRFIKVVSHFFPFPG